The [Eubacterium] eligens ATCC 27750 genome segment TCTCTTCTTAAGATGCTCTATAAGCTGTTCCTTTAATTCTAATGCTCCGTGATCACAACCGATTGCTATCATTATTCTTCTCCTTTATCCTTATCTTCTTTTTCTTCTGATAACCCATCCAGATACTCTGCAACATTGCTGACTAACCTGTATATCAGTTCAAAACATGCACTATACTCTTCAATGCCTTTGCCATATGGGTCTTTAATCTCCTGTTCCGGCTCTCCCGCATACTCACTCAGAGTATATACATTAATTGCCTCGCTGTATTCATCGTATATCTTCTGTTTCATATGCGAATTCATAGCCAGTACAAGTGTATCATTTCCGAAATCCTCATTCAACAACTGTTTTGCTGAATTGTTCGGAATTATCATATTATGCTTGGCTGCGACTGCAACCGCCTTCGGATTATAGGGTTCTGGGAAAAGCACCACCATTCCTCTGGATTCCGATATAATATCCTGTTTAAGATTGGCCATAACAGTTGCCGCCATTGGACTTCTGCATGTATTTCCATTACATACGAATATCACCTTGTCAAATGTGTTCATAGGAAATCCTCATATCTTCATTAATTAAAAATATATTAATCCAGTTTAACTATTTTGTGCCCGGCTGCCTTGATAAGTCTGTTCATAACAGCCTGTCCCACATTCTTTGTCTCAAAGCTTTCTGAGTAAACAAACTCTATGTTCTGCTTGTCAAAGTCCCTTAATATCGCATACAGGTTTCTTGCAACACTAAGCTCATCATCCTTATGTCCTGCTGAAACAATATCACTGCATATATATTTATCTTTTGTCTCATCAGTTGCCATAACTGCACATCTATGACCTTCTGCTTCCTTTTCTGCAATCTGGGCGTTAATATACTGAACAACCTTTTCATGCTGACCTTCAACAATAGTCACATCAGCATTAGGTGCATAGTGCTTGTATTTCATTCCCGGTGCTTTAGGTACAACCCCTTCTTTAAGGCTTCCCATAATAGCAGGATCAATTATCGTCTTTCCTATAGCTTCCTCAAACATAGCCTGTGTGATATATCCAGGTCTTAATATAGTCGGAACTTCCTCGCTCAAATCAATAATTGTAGATTCCACACCTATATCTACAGTATCATCCTGAATAATCATATCTATTCTTCCAGATAAATCATTAATTACATGCTCTGCCCTTGTTGGGCTTGGCTTTCCTGATGTATTGGCACTTGGTGCAGCTATATATACTCCTGAGCTTCTTATAAGTTCTGCCGCAACAGGGTGGCTTGGCATTCTTATAGCAACCGTTCCAAGACCTCCTGTTATAGAATCAGGTACTTTATCCTTTTTCTTAAGAATCATTGTAAGCGGACCCGGCCAGAATTTTTCTGCCAGCACAAGTGCCTTATCTGGTACCTCTTTGGCTAAGTCATACAATGCATTAACATCTGCAATATGCACTATAAGCGGATTATCAGAAGGTCTTCCCTTTGCTGCATATATTTTGGCTGAAGCTTTTGCATCAAGTGCATCCGCACCAAGTCCGTATACAGTCTCCGTAGGAAATGCCACAAGCCCTCCCTCTCTTAGAATCTGTCCTGCCTGTTCATATATTTTCTTATCTTCTTCTGTGTGTGTTATCTTCTTTATTATTGTTTCCATAAAACCTTTCGCCAGCTTTCATTACTTCATATTCATCATCAGATATTCTATTATACCACAATACAGAGCATCAGCCACTTTTTCCTGATATTCTTCCGTACACAGTCTCTGCTCCTCTTCCGGATTAGACAAGAAACCACACTCTGATATAATTGTCGGCAGCTTGGAATGAAGCAGTATGTAATAATTAACATCTGACTTAATCTGCCTTGTTGTACCTAACTTCTCACCAAGAATCCCCTGCATTATCTGCGCTATTCTTTTACTTTCCTCAGACTTCTTATAATAAAATACCTGTGCACCTTCTGCCTTAGGTGTGACATAACTGTTCTGATGGATACTGATTACCATATCAGCACCACTGCTATTGATTATATCACATCTTCTTTCCAGGTCAGCTTTCTTTTTACTCTTATCGGACTCCACACTTAAATCATCATCCGTGTCCCTTGTCATAATAACATTAATCTGGGCATCTTCAAGCCGTTCCTGTAATTTTTTTGCAATTGCAAGATTAATCTCTTTTTCATTTGTTCCCGCAACCCCTACTTTACCTGGGTCTGCGCCACCATGCCCACTATCAATAACAATACATTTTTCAGAAAAATTAATATTCATCTCAACGACTTCACCATCACCTGCATCATCTGACAAATGTTGTCTCTCCTGCACATCTTCACTTTCTTTGCTGCCTTTGCCATTGGCCTTTAATGGAAGAAGTACATTGGCTGTCATGTAAACAGCAACAAGAAGTATTATTGACATAAACGGCAGAAGAAGTGTCCTGCTTATATCAGCTTTTTCTGGCATAACGACTCCGAAACCTGTAATTCTCTACTAATTTATTACAGAAGGTTTATGCATATTACTTTTATTTATTATATTTGCTGATAACTGACCATACTGATGACTTCTCAAGACCTAACTTCCAGCCTGCAACACCTGCCACATTATTTTCCTGTATAATCTGCATCTTGGCCTCTATTGATTTCTCTTCTTCAAACCATAT includes the following:
- a CDS encoding N-acetylmuramoyl-L-alanine amidase family protein, which translates into the protein MPEKADISRTLLLPFMSIILLVAVYMTANVLLPLKANGKGSKESEDVQERQHLSDDAGDGEVVEMNINFSEKCIVIDSGHGGADPGKVGVAGTNEKEINLAIAKKLQERLEDAQINVIMTRDTDDDLSVESDKSKKKADLERRCDIINSSGADMVISIHQNSYVTPKAEGAQVFYYKKSEESKRIAQIMQGILGEKLGTTRQIKSDVNYYILLHSKLPTIISECGFLSNPEEEQRLCTEEYQEKVADALYCGIIEYLMMNMK
- a CDS encoding arsenate reductase/protein-tyrosine-phosphatase family protein, coding for MNTFDKVIFVCNGNTCRSPMAATVMANLKQDIISESRGMVVLFPEPYNPKAVAVAAKHNMIIPNNSAKQLLNEDFGNDTLVLAMNSHMKQKIYDEYSEAINVYTLSEYAGEPEQEIKDPYGKGIEEYSACFELIYRLVSNVAEYLDGLSEEKEDKDKGEE
- a CDS encoding L-threonylcarbamoyladenylate synthase, with product METIIKKITHTEEDKKIYEQAGQILREGGLVAFPTETVYGLGADALDAKASAKIYAAKGRPSDNPLIVHIADVNALYDLAKEVPDKALVLAEKFWPGPLTMILKKKDKVPDSITGGLGTVAIRMPSHPVAAELIRSSGVYIAAPSANTSGKPSPTRAEHVINDLSGRIDMIIQDDTVDIGVESTIIDLSEEVPTILRPGYITQAMFEEAIGKTIIDPAIMGSLKEGVVPKAPGMKYKHYAPNADVTIVEGQHEKVVQYINAQIAEKEAEGHRCAVMATDETKDKYICSDIVSAGHKDDELSVARNLYAILRDFDKQNIEFVYSESFETKNVGQAVMNRLIKAAGHKIVKLD